A genome region from Bradyrhizobium sp. WSM1417 includes the following:
- a CDS encoding S9 family peptidase gives MDKLQGIWGGTNRQNWAAKWIHIGDAQCILCDLNLKKEAFVEATEAWLSALTAFEVAKRLIDEDDEQSEEILAKVESGIQRFGSSLEQKVERVKLACVDRGEFGAYYLPGAKSHKSSPAVICISREEETEAALLGRLLPVVIGRSISLLVVSHDDLSNHSRSQSKNFFSCCVDYLSARPDVDAARIGVYGEGLSAVLATEFAVFDRRVAAAVCDGGLWNWASTLASVSWMTKTSDIMDDDVTSSRRLRLARRLTCPALVVAGGRGVVSASEAIKLQADCAAAGIDLELALSCVSQTPIGEIENFVASDNRIFAWLEHTLAAVQASDHFMNSGHDSEDLLSIIDLR, from the coding sequence TTGGACAAGCTGCAGGGAATTTGGGGCGGCACCAATCGGCAAAACTGGGCCGCAAAATGGATCCATATTGGCGATGCTCAGTGCATTCTGTGCGATCTGAATCTCAAAAAGGAAGCGTTCGTCGAGGCGACCGAGGCTTGGCTTAGCGCGCTGACCGCCTTCGAGGTTGCCAAGCGGCTAATTGATGAAGATGATGAGCAAAGCGAAGAGATTTTGGCGAAGGTCGAATCTGGCATTCAAAGGTTTGGATCATCTCTAGAACAGAAAGTAGAGCGGGTAAAACTAGCGTGTGTCGATCGAGGCGAATTCGGGGCCTACTACTTGCCCGGTGCCAAATCCCATAAAAGCAGCCCGGCGGTCATTTGCATCAGCAGGGAAGAAGAAACGGAAGCGGCATTGCTCGGAAGGCTTTTGCCCGTAGTGATTGGCCGCAGCATTTCGCTGCTTGTTGTCTCTCACGACGATTTATCAAATCACTCGCGGAGCCAATCGAAAAACTTCTTTTCTTGCTGCGTCGATTACTTGTCAGCTCGGCCTGACGTTGATGCCGCTCGAATTGGCGTGTATGGAGAAGGGTTATCGGCTGTTCTAGCAACTGAGTTCGCTGTATTTGATCGCCGGGTTGCTGCGGCGGTCTGTGACGGTGGCCTTTGGAATTGGGCTTCGACTCTGGCCTCTGTCAGCTGGATGACGAAGACTTCAGATATCATGGACGACGACGTCACGTCGAGCCGTCGTTTGCGTTTGGCGCGACGGTTAACGTGCCCAGCACTCGTGGTCGCTGGGGGGCGCGGCGTTGTTAGCGCCTCGGAGGCGATCAAGCTTCAGGCCGACTGCGCCGCCGCGGGTATCGACCTGGAGCTGGCTCTATCGTGCGTCAGCCAGACCCCAATCGGGGAGATCGAAAACTTCGTGGCTTCCGATAACCGCATCTTCGCCTGGCTAGAGCATACGCTCGCAGCCGTTCAGGCTTCCGATCATTTCATGAACAGCGGCCATGATAGTGAAGACCTCCTCAGCATTATTGATCTTCGCTAG
- a CDS encoding porin codes for MKLTKGLVLGSAAMFLATGAQAADLPVKAKAIEYVKICSLYGAGFYYIPGTDTCIKLGGYLRVMGSLRSNSYAYPADSGLAGAQNRLSNYYTAFSREALNIDTRTATEYGVVRTYFQGVFSWYSGGYAGAGTGLTGGATAYNGAPAGTNGSGSVAGGKLGVYDAFIQFAGFTIGKAQSQFNAPWSEYPGNWYELVGSGGWERVNQLTYTADFGQGITAAFSAQDQVANYTTNIWNVSAATPAGLAAGVYGANDIGGSRAPDLVAMVRVDQAWGLFQASVAAHDNHAGYYGASEVTGYPSDKWGWASQLSLSIKNIPTGPGDTINMAAVYTKGASRYSFNSYIASSFAMYGGTNLAGGYQSLGFGGVSDSVFVAGAGQELTTTYGFNGAFIHNWDPHWATSIYGGIGAVRYNDTAKGYICGAVVPGLALSSGLAGCNPDFNYASVGSYTSWTPVKGLTFLAELNYTMLDQKYAGGSTVTLPLQAGIAKPGATYELKDQNSLTLLFTAQRNW; via the coding sequence ATGAAACTGACAAAGGGGCTTGTCCTCGGTTCTGCGGCGATGTTCCTCGCGACCGGGGCACAGGCGGCCGATCTCCCTGTAAAGGCGAAGGCCATCGAGTACGTGAAGATCTGCTCGTTGTATGGCGCCGGGTTTTACTACATCCCGGGTACCGACACTTGTATCAAGCTTGGTGGCTATCTGCGTGTCATGGGCAGCTTGCGTTCGAATAGCTACGCTTACCCAGCTGACAGTGGTTTGGCGGGCGCGCAAAATCGGCTCAGCAACTACTATACGGCTTTTTCTCGCGAAGCCCTGAACATCGATACGCGAACCGCCACCGAATATGGCGTGGTCCGTACCTACTTCCAAGGGGTGTTCAGTTGGTATTCCGGCGGATATGCCGGGGCGGGCACGGGCCTCACGGGTGGGGCAACCGCGTATAACGGAGCTCCGGCCGGAACCAACGGTAGCGGCTCGGTTGCCGGCGGCAAGCTTGGCGTCTATGACGCCTTCATCCAATTCGCTGGTTTCACAATTGGTAAGGCGCAGTCGCAGTTCAACGCGCCGTGGTCCGAATATCCGGGGAATTGGTACGAACTGGTGGGTAGCGGCGGCTGGGAGCGCGTCAACCAGCTCACCTATACGGCCGATTTCGGCCAAGGCATCACAGCCGCCTTCTCGGCTCAGGATCAAGTCGCCAATTACACAACCAACATTTGGAACGTGAGCGCCGCGACCCCCGCAGGTCTCGCAGCGGGTGTGTATGGTGCCAACGACATCGGCGGTTCACGCGCTCCTGATCTTGTCGCCATGGTGCGCGTCGATCAGGCTTGGGGCCTCTTCCAAGCGTCGGTGGCTGCCCACGACAACCATGCCGGTTATTATGGGGCCTCAGAGGTCACCGGCTATCCGAGCGACAAGTGGGGTTGGGCTAGTCAGCTGTCGTTGTCGATCAAGAATATCCCGACTGGTCCGGGTGATACGATTAACATGGCGGCAGTTTATACGAAGGGCGCAAGCCGTTACAGCTTCAACAGTTATATCGCCTCCTCCTTCGCGATGTACGGCGGCACAAATTTGGCCGGCGGCTATCAAAGCCTCGGATTTGGTGGTGTTTCTGATTCCGTGTTCGTTGCTGGCGCTGGCCAGGAGTTGACCACGACCTATGGATTTAATGGCGCCTTCATTCACAACTGGGATCCGCACTGGGCGACCAGCATCTACGGTGGAATCGGGGCTGTGCGCTATAACGACACAGCTAAAGGCTACATCTGCGGTGCAGTTGTTCCGGGACTGGCGCTGTCGAGCGGGCTGGCTGGCTGTAACCCCGACTTCAACTACGCGAGTGTCGGTTCATACACGTCGTGGACTCCGGTCAAGGGTCTAACCTTCTTGGCCGAGCTCAATTACACGATGCTGGACCAGAAATACGCAGGCGGAAGCACGGTGACGCTGCCGCTGCAGGCAGGTATTGCAAAGCCTGGGGCTACGTATGAGTTGAAGGACCAAAATAGTCTCACCCTGCTATTCACCGCCCAGCGCAACTGGTGA
- a CDS encoding carboxyl transferase domain-containing protein: MKSLLIANRGEIAIRIARAAADLRIRSVGISSEDDVASLHTKRCDDVRLLEGVGPKAYLDAAQIIAAAKEAGCDAIHPGYGFLSENADFAAACARSGITFVGPSPETLTVFGDKGKARALAAERGVAVMRGTSKATTLAEAREMFDALGGLMIKAVAGGGGRGMRPVYNREDIEQAYELCRTEALQAFGNGDVYVEELFPIARHVEVQIIGDGTGAVSHIWERECSVQRQRQKLIEIAPAPALNSDVRQRLLQAAVSLASAVKYRNLGTFEFLVDASDDSGAAKIAFIEANVRLQVEHTVSEEITGIDLVRAQIEIARGARLGDIGLDQASICSPRGIAIQMRVNMETMSDDGQARPSGGTLTVFEPPIGPGIRVDAYGYAGYRTNPRFDSLLAKVIVHARSGEFDEVAERGYRALSEFRIAGAPTNAAFLKSVLKHPDFRAGRVHTRFVEERIADLLAIDDDAHPSFYFEPKSGTQLRQPAGARIDARDPLAVLTYGQEERDEATDTQAIKNDTGLAGPDGTVPLLAPMQGTIVSISVKEGDLVRTGQQILVMEAMKMQHLITAVVGGRIKMLTIAIHDTIFQGHPLAFIEPSDDAGHVLQNDEEIDLDEIRPDLAEVLERKAKTKDVNRPEAVAKRRRTNQRTARENIEDLVDPGSFYEYGAMTVAARRSTTPMKQLIETTQADGLIMGLATINGDQFPEKNSRAAVVSYDYTVLAGTQGTKGHYKMDRIFGLAESWRIPVVLFAEGGGGRAGDSDFIAVAWLENTLFHRFARLSGLVPLVGITSGRCFAGNAVMLGCCDVIIATADSTIGMAGPSMIEGGGLGVFKPEEVGPISVQVPNGVVDIAVKDEAEAVTVAKQYLSYFQGPVSAWSSPDQRMLRHLVPRERLRAYDMRKIIETMADTGSVLELRRGFAAGMITALIRIEGRPIGVVANNPAHLAGAIDSPAADKAARFMQLCDAHDIPLLFLCDTPGNMVGPEYEKTALVRHCCRAYLVGANVSVPTFTVVIRKGYGLGAMAMAGGSFHASFFTISWPTGEFGGMGLEGHVKLNRRNELAAIEDPGERLSTFNRLVAERYENGKALNAASLFEIDDVIDPAETRKWVLSGLRSVPPPPPRSDKKRPFVDGW, translated from the coding sequence ATGAAGAGCCTTCTGATCGCCAATCGCGGCGAGATTGCCATCCGGATTGCCCGCGCGGCTGCCGACCTGAGAATCCGTTCCGTCGGAATCTCTTCCGAAGATGATGTTGCGTCACTGCACACAAAGCGATGCGACGATGTGCGCCTGCTGGAGGGTGTTGGACCGAAAGCCTATCTGGACGCCGCACAAATCATTGCCGCTGCGAAAGAAGCGGGCTGCGATGCCATTCATCCCGGCTATGGCTTCTTGAGCGAGAATGCCGACTTTGCCGCCGCCTGCGCTCGCTCAGGCATTACATTCGTTGGGCCGTCGCCCGAAACGCTGACCGTCTTCGGCGACAAGGGAAAGGCTCGCGCCCTGGCGGCGGAACGCGGCGTGGCAGTGATGCGGGGGACCTCGAAGGCTACGACCTTGGCAGAAGCGCGCGAGATGTTTGACGCGCTAGGCGGCCTAATGATTAAGGCGGTGGCTGGTGGTGGCGGGCGCGGCATGCGACCAGTATACAACCGCGAAGATATTGAGCAGGCCTATGAACTCTGTCGTACGGAGGCGTTGCAGGCGTTCGGCAATGGGGACGTTTATGTGGAGGAGCTGTTTCCCATAGCACGACACGTAGAGGTGCAGATCATCGGCGACGGCACTGGTGCGGTCAGTCACATCTGGGAGCGTGAGTGCAGTGTACAGCGCCAGCGCCAAAAGCTGATTGAAATCGCGCCGGCACCAGCCCTCAACAGCGATGTTCGGCAGCGCCTGCTGCAGGCGGCGGTCAGCCTGGCTTCGGCCGTAAAGTATCGCAACCTCGGCACGTTCGAATTTCTGGTAGATGCGTCAGACGATTCAGGCGCTGCCAAAATTGCCTTCATCGAGGCTAATGTGCGATTGCAGGTCGAGCACACGGTTTCCGAAGAGATAACGGGGATCGATCTGGTGCGCGCGCAGATCGAGATCGCTCGTGGCGCACGGCTTGGCGATATCGGGCTCGATCAGGCGTCAATTTGCTCGCCGCGCGGCATTGCCATCCAGATGCGGGTCAACATGGAAACTATGTCGGACGATGGACAAGCGCGTCCAAGCGGCGGCACGCTGACTGTGTTCGAGCCGCCCATTGGGCCCGGGATCCGCGTGGACGCCTATGGCTACGCTGGGTATCGTACCAATCCGCGATTCGACTCGCTGCTCGCGAAAGTCATTGTGCATGCGCGGTCAGGCGAATTCGATGAGGTTGCCGAGCGCGGCTATCGCGCCCTGTCGGAGTTCCGCATCGCTGGCGCGCCGACCAACGCCGCTTTTCTGAAGTCAGTCCTGAAACACCCCGATTTCCGCGCCGGGCGCGTCCATACGCGATTTGTGGAGGAGCGGATTGCCGATCTGCTGGCAATCGACGATGACGCGCATCCGAGCTTTTATTTTGAGCCGAAATCTGGAACGCAATTACGTCAGCCGGCCGGCGCCCGCATCGATGCGCGCGATCCGCTCGCGGTGCTCACCTATGGTCAGGAGGAACGCGATGAAGCAACCGACACACAGGCGATCAAGAATGACACTGGTCTAGCCGGGCCTGATGGCACCGTGCCGCTGCTGGCACCGATGCAAGGAACGATCGTCTCGATCAGCGTCAAAGAGGGCGATTTGGTCCGCACAGGCCAGCAGATTCTCGTCATGGAGGCGATGAAGATGCAGCACCTGATCACGGCTGTGGTTGGTGGCCGGATAAAAATGCTCACCATCGCAATTCATGACACGATCTTTCAAGGTCATCCGCTTGCATTTATAGAGCCAAGTGACGATGCCGGGCACGTGCTTCAGAATGACGAAGAGATCGATCTCGACGAAATTCGGCCGGATCTCGCGGAGGTGCTAGAACGCAAGGCCAAGACAAAAGACGTCAATCGGCCTGAGGCAGTTGCAAAACGTCGTCGCACGAATCAGCGCACAGCTCGCGAGAACATTGAGGATCTCGTTGATCCTGGCTCGTTCTATGAATACGGCGCAATGACCGTTGCCGCTCGGCGGAGCACGACGCCCATGAAACAGCTGATCGAAACGACGCAGGCCGACGGCCTGATCATGGGCCTCGCAACCATCAACGGTGACCAATTCCCAGAGAAGAATAGCCGCGCGGCTGTTGTCTCGTACGACTACACTGTACTTGCCGGCACACAGGGCACGAAGGGCCACTACAAGATGGACCGCATATTCGGCTTGGCCGAAAGTTGGCGCATTCCGGTGGTGCTGTTCGCCGAAGGTGGTGGCGGCCGCGCCGGTGACTCTGATTTTATCGCCGTGGCATGGCTGGAGAATACTTTGTTTCATCGCTTTGCGCGACTGAGCGGCCTGGTGCCTCTGGTCGGTATTACGTCGGGGCGGTGTTTTGCCGGGAATGCCGTTATGCTCGGTTGTTGCGACGTGATCATTGCGACTGCAGACTCCACGATCGGTATGGCCGGACCCTCCATGATCGAGGGGGGCGGGCTTGGAGTGTTCAAGCCGGAGGAAGTCGGACCGATCAGCGTGCAAGTTCCGAACGGCGTGGTCGACATCGCCGTAAAGGACGAGGCGGAAGCGGTCACCGTGGCCAAGCAGTATCTTTCTTATTTCCAAGGGCCAGTGTCTGCTTGGAGTTCCCCCGACCAGCGCATGCTTCGGCACCTCGTGCCGCGGGAGCGGCTACGGGCCTACGACATGCGCAAGATTATCGAAACAATGGCCGACACCGGCTCGGTGCTGGAGCTTCGCCGTGGGTTCGCGGCCGGCATGATCACAGCCCTGATACGCATAGAAGGGAGGCCGATCGGAGTCGTGGCGAACAATCCCGCGCATCTCGCTGGCGCCATTGATAGTCCTGCGGCAGACAAGGCTGCGCGGTTCATGCAATTGTGCGATGCGCACGACATTCCGCTGCTATTCCTTTGCGACACACCTGGCAACATGGTCGGTCCTGAGTACGAAAAGACGGCGCTGGTCCGTCATTGCTGTCGGGCGTACCTTGTCGGCGCCAATGTCAGCGTGCCGACTTTCACCGTCGTGATTCGCAAAGGATATGGTCTCGGCGCGATGGCTATGGCGGGCGGCAGCTTCCATGCCTCGTTCTTCACTATCTCGTGGCCAACTGGCGAATTCGGGGGAATGGGTCTGGAAGGCCACGTCAAGCTTAACCGGCGCAATGAACTCGCCGCGATAGAGGATCCGGGCGAGCGGTTGTCTACGTTCAACCGATTGGTGGCCGAACGCTACGAGAACGGAAAGGCACTCAACGCGGCGTCGCTGTTTGAGATCGATGACGTAATTGATCCGGCTGAAACGAGGAAGTGGGTCCTTTCGGGGTTGCGCTCGGTGCCGCCGCCGCCGCCTCGCTCGGACAAGAAGCGGCCGTTCGTCGACGGCTGGTAG
- a CDS encoding IS630 family transposase, translated as MAGWRQAVELAMTDEEIETLTALSRSRTEPTRRVSRAAMLLAYRETPSFFAVGQRLGAHHQTVQRCVERAAADGALAALDERPRPGKEPVITPAAKAWLVSLACDKAREHGYPHELWTTRLLARHAREHGPDAGHERLARLVQGTVCKLLGQEDIKPHKVRYYLENRDAEFEQKMAEVLYVYREVQVLKKAAARSKKSDQPVAIVSYDEKPGIQAIATTAPDLPPVPGVHATFARDHEYKRHGTLSLLAGIDLLTGKVHALVKDRHRSREFIEFLKLLDAAYPAKTAIKLILDNHSAHISRETRTWLDTRPAGRFQFTFTPKHGSWLNLIEGFFSKFARSVLRHIRVTSKHKLKERVMAGIDDVNRHPVVHTWSYKLADAA; from the coding sequence ATGGCAGGATGGCGGCAAGCGGTCGAGTTGGCGATGACCGATGAGGAGATTGAAACGTTGACGGCTCTTTCGCGGTCGAGGACCGAACCGACGCGCCGGGTGTCGCGGGCCGCGATGCTGCTTGCCTACCGCGAGACCCCGTCGTTCTTTGCGGTGGGACAAAGACTTGGTGCCCATCATCAGACGGTCCAGCGCTGCGTCGAGCGGGCGGCGGCCGATGGCGCGCTGGCGGCGCTCGACGAGCGCCCGCGACCGGGCAAGGAGCCGGTGATCACGCCGGCGGCCAAGGCCTGGCTGGTGTCTCTGGCGTGCGACAAAGCCAGGGAGCACGGCTATCCGCACGAGTTGTGGACGACGCGGCTGTTGGCCCGCCATGCACGCGAGCACGGACCGGACGCCGGACATGAACGTCTCGCCCGCCTGGTTCAGGGCACGGTGTGCAAGCTTCTCGGTCAGGAGGACATCAAGCCGCACAAGGTGCGCTACTATCTTGAAAACCGCGACGCCGAGTTCGAGCAGAAGATGGCGGAGGTGCTGTATGTCTATCGCGAGGTCCAGGTCCTGAAAAAAGCCGCTGCCCGGTCGAAGAAATCGGACCAGCCGGTCGCGATCGTCTCCTACGACGAGAAGCCGGGGATCCAGGCGATCGCGACGACAGCGCCGGATCTGCCGCCCGTGCCGGGCGTGCATGCGACCTTCGCGCGCGATCATGAGTACAAACGTCACGGCACGCTCAGCCTGTTGGCGGGAATTGACCTGCTCACCGGGAAGGTCCACGCGCTCGTTAAAGACCGCCACCGCAGCCGAGAGTTCATAGAATTCCTCAAGCTCCTCGATGCCGCCTATCCGGCCAAGACCGCGATCAAGTTGATCCTCGACAACCATTCCGCACACATCTCGAGAGAAACCAGAACCTGGCTCGACACACGACCGGCAGGCCGCTTCCAGTTTACTTTCACGCCCAAGCACGGCTCCTGGCTCAACCTCATCGAGGGCTTCTTCTCCAAGTTCGCCCGCTCCGTCCTGCGTCACATCCGGGTCACATCAAAGCACAAACTCAAAGAGCGCGTCATGGCCGGAATCGACGACGTCAATCGCCATCCCGTCGTCCATACCTGGTCCTACAAACTCGCCGACGCCGCCTGA
- a CDS encoding oligopeptide/dipeptide ABC transporter ATP-binding protein produces the protein MGLELRNLSKHFTVRSDRGKATVRAVERVSLEIPEGQTVALVGESGCGKTTIAKLVLKLETPTSGAVTFDGKTLKEMSRKEIKDYRRQVQAVFQDPYASLNPRLTVRRIITEPILAHYRRDRATLNARVAELLEIVGLPPRAADLYPHEFSGGQRQRIAIARALALNPRVIILDEPISALDVSIRAQVLNLLMDIQEKFGLTYLLIAHDLALVEHLSTRVAVIYLGSVVETGESEQIFAAPKHPYTQALLNAVPRPDPDYVPKAAESFDDTGSALEPPGGCKFHPRCPYAMAVCKTDNPPLTKVADGREAACHLLSGASAQV, from the coding sequence ATGGGCCTCGAACTTCGCAACCTCTCCAAGCACTTCACAGTCCGTAGCGATCGCGGCAAGGCGACGGTGCGTGCGGTAGAGCGCGTTAGCCTCGAGATCCCCGAGGGCCAGACCGTCGCGCTGGTCGGAGAATCCGGCTGTGGCAAGACCACGATCGCCAAACTCGTGCTGAAACTCGAAACGCCGACCTCCGGCGCCGTAACCTTCGACGGCAAGACTCTCAAGGAGATGTCGCGCAAGGAGATCAAGGATTATCGCCGGCAGGTGCAGGCCGTGTTTCAGGATCCTTACGCCTCCCTCAATCCGCGCCTTACGGTGCGCCGGATCATCACTGAGCCGATTCTTGCGCACTATAGGCGCGATCGCGCGACGCTCAATGCGCGCGTCGCCGAGCTCCTGGAGATTGTCGGCCTGCCGCCGAGGGCGGCTGATCTCTACCCGCATGAATTCTCTGGGGGACAGCGCCAGCGCATCGCGATCGCACGTGCGCTTGCGCTCAATCCGCGCGTCATCATCCTCGATGAACCGATCTCGGCACTCGACGTGTCGATCCGCGCGCAGGTGCTGAACCTGCTAATGGACATCCAGGAGAAGTTCGGCCTGACGTATCTGTTGATCGCGCACGATCTCGCGCTGGTCGAGCATCTCTCCACCCGCGTGGCGGTGATCTATCTCGGCAGCGTGGTGGAGACGGGTGAGAGCGAGCAGATTTTCGCGGCACCAAAACATCCCTACACGCAGGCGCTGTTGAACGCGGTGCCGCGGCCGGATCCGGACTATGTGCCGAAGGCGGCGGAAAGTTTCGACGATACCGGCAGTGCCCTGGAACCGCCGGGCGGCTGCAAGTTCCATCCGCGCTGCCCGTACGCAATGGCGGTGTGCAAGACCGACAACCCGCCGCTCACCAAAGTCGCCGACGGCCGCGAGGCGGCGTGCCATCTGCTGAGTGGCGCCTCGGCTCAAGTGTAA
- a CDS encoding MarR family winged helix-turn-helix transcriptional regulator gives MAEKEYPERAVRDFIWNIIEINSQLEEIHKSWAHMLGLSESQWLILMAIDELDEGRGVSGTAVANKLRVHPAFVTNQTKKLEKMEFLARVTSPDDARFLEMSLTPNARAEIANLSIKRQALNSTIFAELDEEALRYLNKRLTSIAKNSRLASQKLTIGIL, from the coding sequence ATGGCAGAAAAAGAATATCCTGAAAGAGCGGTCCGGGATTTCATCTGGAACATTATCGAGATCAACTCTCAGCTCGAAGAGATACATAAAAGCTGGGCGCACATGCTCGGGCTATCCGAGTCGCAGTGGCTGATCCTGATGGCGATCGATGAACTTGATGAAGGTCGCGGAGTGTCGGGAACAGCAGTGGCAAATAAGCTCCGAGTCCATCCCGCCTTCGTTACCAACCAAACCAAGAAACTCGAAAAAATGGAGTTTCTAGCTCGCGTGACGTCGCCTGACGACGCACGATTTCTGGAGATGTCGCTCACTCCAAACGCGCGAGCCGAAATTGCGAATCTGTCAATCAAAAGACAGGCTCTTAACTCGACTATTTTTGCGGAGCTTGATGAGGAGGCCCTGCGCTACCTGAACAAACGGCTGACATCGATCGCCAAGAATAGCCGATTGGCATCTCAGAAACTGACTATAGGCATATTGTAG
- a CDS encoding ABC transporter ATP-binding protein — MHLHLRRGVVKAVDGVSFEVHEGETLGIVGESGSGKTMTCLSILRLLPIHSDGRLDGSVKLDGEDLLQLSEEDMASRVRGPKVAMISQDPMTSLNPVYTVGDQVSGPFLYHKLVRTALEAMAAAAQGLRRVRIPSPERRLKNYPHQFSGGMRQRVVTAMAIACSPRLLIADEPTTALDVTIQVQIMNLLRNIQQESKVGIILITHDLSIVAGLCHRVAVMYAGRIIETGKVRDIYRNPQHPYTQALLEAIPHLGQKRRRLAAIPGQPPNLMDLPKGCRFAPRCPKRMSVCDDYPPATDLGDRHVVNCWLATKQ, encoded by the coding sequence ATGCACCTGCATCTACGCCGCGGCGTGGTGAAGGCGGTGGATGGCGTTTCATTTGAAGTGCACGAAGGCGAGACACTAGGCATCGTCGGCGAGTCCGGCTCGGGCAAGACAATGACCTGCCTATCGATCCTGCGCCTCCTGCCGATCCACAGTGACGGCAGGCTGGACGGCAGTGTGAAGCTCGACGGCGAGGACCTGCTGCAACTCAGCGAAGAGGACATGGCCAGCCGGGTGCGCGGACCGAAGGTTGCGATGATCTCGCAAGACCCAATGACCTCGCTCAATCCGGTCTACACCGTTGGCGACCAGGTCTCCGGGCCGTTCCTCTACCACAAGCTGGTCAGGACCGCTCTCGAGGCGATGGCTGCCGCCGCGCAAGGCTTGCGTCGCGTGCGTATTCCCTCACCGGAGCGGCGGCTGAAGAACTACCCTCACCAGTTTTCCGGCGGCATGCGCCAGCGTGTCGTAACCGCCATGGCAATCGCCTGCTCGCCACGTTTGTTGATCGCCGACGAGCCGACCACCGCACTGGACGTCACCATCCAGGTGCAGATCATGAATCTGCTGCGCAACATCCAGCAGGAGTCGAAAGTCGGCATCATCCTGATCACTCATGATCTTTCGATCGTCGCCGGTCTCTGCCATCGTGTTGCGGTAATGTATGCAGGCCGCATCATCGAAACCGGCAAGGTGCGCGACATCTACCGCAATCCGCAACATCCCTATACCCAAGCCCTGCTGGAGGCGATCCCACATCTTGGACAGAAGCGCCGGCGTCTTGCGGCGATCCCTGGCCAGCCGCCGAACCTGATGGACTTGCCTAAGGGATGCCGCTTCGCGCCGCGCTGCCCGAAACGCATGTCGGTCTGCGACGACTATCCGCCGGCGACAGACCTCGGAGACCGTCATGTCGTCAATTGTTGGCTCGCAACGAAGCAGTAA